A stretch of the Uranotaenia lowii strain MFRU-FL chromosome 3, ASM2978415v1, whole genome shotgun sequence genome encodes the following:
- the LOC129757031 gene encoding uncharacterized protein LOC129757031, whose protein sequence is MSTENVEQPESVKSQENAFEVESTKIENDQSVSEKADSNAGLSASEALQEETSSGAQQMESVQLEEGTENEEQEEPLEEFASKSQQVSVKGDRLVELGESASVSLVGVPPAEEIEEEPPAEVEPPFKKNRRIQVPSADTTRGIYSIEPSPKKPPKRKFHDPTPQKIGVLVGISCKRLSKITGMEAVQLEMLKHFSVVFLFSRFQNPHKWDAFTFKEIRSLGDATDNNLVMDKFPITYMDLIYEMTLTDTIVKGRINSKDAAPPNFKNALIDQLAKNSGLVIKCENHYMLAWKVQDGYYLYDPCLNEVSQLLFFNSLILMKKFIVHTKELKDRSKFHLSKIFWSAVDDGHIRTLKRKSNKPTQFVMRNSSEALLMGDRYLKESGYKLESLRICLNAIELAQSLDTISWNAANLSKLFDGDMSDKSINKVGIFLCEEGPEESYLLEKVRLIRLEVAFGSSEREELEKLLNRVLAIRMAVIVKIEEYYFALWSHQKIVYWFSPFRFDALGMDPDDLDDKGCFLYAFNTLQQMSRIMFEYLIELGLFPRHQIRLFTVDDEPFGVSPRLPLVDSTDSLNRSELEIHLTKSTRPRVLISYEDLPPLTLSEAKLCRLIMAEVVDQAETGCD, encoded by the exons atgtcTACTGAAAACGTTGAACAGCCAGAATCGGTCAAATCCCAAGAAAATGCATTCGAAGTAGAAtccacaaaaattgaaaacgacCAATCGGTATCGGAAAAGGCGGACTCCAATGCTGGACTATCGGCGTCGGAAGCGCTCCAGGAGGAAACATCGAGTGGGGCGCAGCAAATGGAATCTGTACAGTTAGAGGAAGGAACAGAAAATGAAGAGCAAGAAGAGCCTTTGGAGGAATTCGCTTCCAAAAGCCAACAGGTATCAGTAAAAGGTGACCGACTTGTAGAGCTCGGCGAATCAGCGAGTGTGTCGCTAGTAGGTGTTCCGCCGGCTGAGGAGATAGAAGAAGAACCCCCGGCGGAAGTTGAACCTCCTTTCAAAAAGAATCGTCGCATACAGGTGCCTTCGGCAg ATACGACACGAGGGATTTATAGTATAGAACCATCCCCTAAAAAACCTCCTAAGCGAAAGTTCCATGATCCAACACCACAGAAGATCGGTGTTCTGGTGGGGATATCGTGTAAACgactttcaaaaattacagg CATGGAAGCAGTACAATTGGAAATGCtgaaacacttttcggtagtgTTTTTGTTCAGTCGATTCCAGAATCCACACAAGTGGGACGCCTTCACGTTCAAAGAAATTCGTTCTCTGGGCGATGCAACTGATAACAATCTGGTCATGGACAAGTTTCCAATCACTTACATGGATCTGATTTACGAAATGACCCTCACGGATACGATCGTCAAGGGTCGCATCAATTCCAAGGATGCTGCGCCACCGAATTTCAAAAATGCGCTCATTGACCAGCTGGCCAAAAACAGTGGTTTGGTGATCAAATGTGAAAATCACTATATGCTAGCCTGGAAGGTTCAGGACGGTTACTATTTGTATGATCCATGTTTGAATGAAGTTTCACAGTTGCTATTTTTCAATAGTCTAATATTGATGAAAAAGTTTATTGTACACACCAAAGAGCTGAAGGATCGCTCCAAATTTCATTTGTCGAAGATTTTCTGGAGTGCAGTAGATGATGGCCATATTCGTACACTTAAACGGAAATCAAATAAGCCAACGCAGTTTGTAATGCGTAACTCAAGTGAAGCTTTGTTGATGGGAGATCGATACCTCAAGGAGTCAGGCTATAAGTTGGAATCGCTGAGGATTTGTTTGAACGCCATCGAATTAGCTCAATCTTTGGATACTATATCCTGGAACGCAGCAAATTTGAGCAAACTCTTCGATGGGGATATGTCCGACAAGTCTATCAATAAGGTCGGTatatttttatgtgaagaaGGCCCTGAGGAAAGCTATCTTCTGGAAAAAGTACGACTGATCCGCTTAGAAGTTGCTTTTGGCTCTTCAGAACGGGAGGAAttagaaaaattgttgaatagaGTCCTGGCTATCCGCATGGCTGTGATAGTCAAAATAGAAGAATACTATttcgctctctggagccaccagaaAATCGTTTATTGGTTTTCACCATTCCGCTTTGACGCTCTCGGTATGGATCCAGATGATCTTGACGACAAAGGCTGTTTTCTGTACGCGTTCAACACTCTGCAGCAGATGTCCAGAATTATGTTTGAATATCTCATCGAACTAGGATTGTTCCCGCGGCACCAAATTCGACTGTTCACCGTGGACGACGAACCGTTTGGAGTTTCCCCCAGACTTCCTCTGGTCGATAGTACGGATTCGTTGAACAGAAGTGAACTGGAGATACATTTGACCAAATCTACGCGTCCTCGAGTTCTGATTTCCTATGAAGATCTACCGCCGTTGACTCTTTCGGAAGCAAAACTCTGTCGCCTCATTATGGCTGAAGTTGTGGATCAAGCCGAAACTGGTTGCGATTAG